In Solenopsis invicta isolate M01_SB chromosome 1, UNIL_Sinv_3.0, whole genome shotgun sequence, one genomic interval encodes:
- the LOC105203629 gene encoding rap guanine nucleotide exchange factor 2 isoform X4, with amino-acid sequence MHKHTSQLRGPGGHNGGYHGANRGPVRRWNSFHGGGGGGGGGGGGTGTGSGMSNFNDGVGNGGIVTKACQEPFRAVPKAVQALRSESVDRAHRAQPPPPPAFPRRRFSVCFGKRTGGSARRPNECFVLEPSEMIVIDYPEVHGGGRMHRPPHPHPITDHRQVNLVFDDTFSQGLTGRPELYQKSNRSSHSSDTSSAYSGSDTMTSVQSSLDADPDEVDLSGLVESIVDSDEEEDLAESMDSLTVRDPVRECLEKDPVERTEDDIETLLEFTQQLKAFTNMTLAVRRALCAVMVFAVVDRAGMVVLNDGEELDSWSVLINGAVEIEHSNGEIEQLGLGDSFGILPTMERLLHRGVMRTKCDDCQFVCVTQADYFRIQHQGEENTRRHEENGRVILVTELRGALDGAARRGHVVIRGTPERLMLQLIEENSITDPTYVEDFLLTHRTFIDSPLLVASQLLEWFDQAQVRDRVARVVLLWVNNHFTDFETDPAMMEFLEAFETGLEREKMLGQQRLLNIACAAKARTRNVTLARPNRDEVLNFSILGGFERGFGIFISKVDKRSKAEDVGLKRGDQILEVNGQSFEHVNHAKALDILRASTHLSITVKSNLLAFKEMLQMPDNSPRPRGRTNKPEIPRLPSDPRVRLSTHVDPMTPVNPLNPMIGGVPLLIPDNNVSPCKDSKKEHKGFMTLGPKRRLQKALMKMNILPKNTINDGVHVDDPLAPPHTPPGTGLTQTTTNLYHSKSNPDLTSLYCYDDLRANDYPEHVLKVYKADQTCKYLLIHKETTAHEVVMLALQEFGITESSSNFSLAEVSVGEGGMIKQRRLPDQLQNLAERIGLSSRYYLKTNGISETLVADDQAPELIRESQVHFLQLNAVEVAIQLTLQDFSIFRQIESTEYVDDLFELKSRYGVPMLSQFAELVNREMFWVVTEVCSEHNLVRRSKIIKQFIKIARQCKECKNFNSMFAIVSGLGHGSVSRLRASWEKLPTKYQRLFSDLQELMDPSRNMSKYRQLVASEQTQPPIIPFYPVVKKDLTFIHLGNDSRVESLVNFEKLRMIAKEVRTLTNMCSSPYDLLTMLERGGQPPSSAMVALNQMTTGNQGGQTATVKRRKKSTAAPNPKKMFEEAQMVRRVKAYLANMKVITDEERLHQLSVDCEPHAGAVAVAAAVPLGGSRGRRHPSPTLSTTSSASSTSEGRKSIQGTKFGAASPQAVRKMLALSDPHKTRPYQPKHCPPPLPVPGLALHSSGLEPSPGAPRRVGSGSRVPMHERSHSDTPASLPPPVDLSAESSSVTSLSNLQPLRKTLTSGSVTSSDSGHSTQLDSHSGSSVEAGGSPPPPQRRHSALQGSVIRGGAPPFPHAVAVLPPLPANQNQNQNHNHNHHHHHHHHQHYHDHHLHHHQPPTPQGTTGLGVNMGLGMPTPLPPPGAGTTTIMTTMSAMAGNMTSSSMRSGMSSVPQCRQPPAYKVAQQMARLHRLGRANSHEGVTYRGTDHEDDDEDAQVSAV; translated from the exons ATCGACTACCCGGAAGTTCATGGCGGAGGGAGGATGCATCGACCACCGCATCCCCATCCTATAACCGACCACCGTCAGGTCAACCTGGTCTTCGATGACACG TTCTCCCAGGGCCTTACGGGAAGGCCGGAACTGTATCAGAAATCAAATAGGAGCAGTCATTCAAGTGATACAAGTTCAGCATATAGTGGATCCGACACAATGACATCTGTACAAAGTTCGTTAGACGCGGATCCTGATGAGGTGGATCTGTCAGGTCTTGTGGAATCCATTGTTGATAGCGATGAGGAGGAGGATCTGGCAGAGAGCATGGAC aGTTTAACGGTGCGTGATCCCGTACGAGAATGTTTAGAAAAGGATCCTGTTGAGAGAACAGAGGACGACATAGAGACGCTTTTAGAGTTCACGCAACAATTGAAGGCTTTCACAAACATGACTTTGGCTGTCAGAAGAGCGCTGTGTGCTGTCATGGTATTCGCGGTAGTCGATCGTGCCGGCATGGTGGTCTTAAACGACGGTGAGGAACTCGACAGTTGGAGCGTGCTGATCAACGGCGCTGTTGAGATTGAACACAGCAATGGCGAGATTGAACAACTTGGTCTCGGAGATAGTTTTGGTATCTTACCTACTATGGAGAGGCTGTTACATCGTGGAGTTATGAGAACAAA GTGCGACGATTGCCAATTTGTTTGCGTCACACAAGCAGATTATTTTCGAATACAGCATCAAGGCGAAGAGAACACAAGGAGGCATGAAGAAAATGGAAGGGTAATTCTAGTGACTGAATTGCGGGGAGCGTTGGATGGTGCAGCGCGAAGGGGTCACGTGGTGATTCGAGGAACGCCAGAGCGTTTGATGTTACAGCTCATTGAAGAAAACAGTATTACGGATCCTACTTATGTGGAGGATTTCTTATTGACTCATCGAACGTTCATTGATAGTCCGTTGTTAGTTGCAAGTCAATTGCTGGAGTGGTTTGATCAAGCGCAAGTGCGAGATCGCGTTGCTCGCGTCGTACTCTTATGGGTGAATAATCACTTTACTGATTTTGAGACTGATCCAGCAATGATGGAATTTTTAGAAGCATTTGAAACTGGcttggaaagagagaaaatgttAGGACAACAAAg GTTGCTAAATATTGCATGTGCGGCGAAAGCGAGAACACGGAACGTAACGTTAGCTAGGCCAAACAGGGACGAAGTCTTAAATTTTAGCATTTTAGGAGGATTTGAGAGAGGTTTTGGTATATTTATCTCAAAAGTTGATAAGAGATCTAAGGCTGAAGATGTCGGTTTAAAAAGAGGTGATCAGATTTTAGAAGTGAACGGCCAAAGTTTCGAACACGTAAATCATGCAAAAGCTCTCGATATTCTGAGAGCTTCTACACATCTCAGTATAACTGTAAAATCTAATTTGCTTG CTTTCAAAGAAATGCTTCAAATGCCTGACAATTCTCCGAGACCCCGAGGTAGAACAAATAAGCCGGAAATACCCAGGCTTCCATCGGATCCACGAGTTAGACTGTCAACACACGTAGATCCCATGACTCCTGTGAATCCTTTAAATCCCATGATCGGTGGAGTACCGTTATTAATTCCGGACAACAATGTGTCGCCGTGCAAAGATTCTAAAAAAGAGCACAAGGGATTTATGACTCTTGGACCTAAACGGCGATTACAGAAAGCACTTATGAAAATGAATATACTGCCAAAGAATACGATCAA CGACGGTGTACATGTGGATGACCCTCTTGCGCCACCACACACACCACCGGGAACAGGGCTTACGCAAACTACCACTAATCTATACCATTCGAAGAGTAATCCAGATCTTACGTCGCTTTATTGTTACGATGATTTGAGAGCAAACGATTATCCTGAACATGTGCTCAAAGTATATAAAGCTGATCAAACCTGCAAGTATCTCCTTATTCACAAAGAAACGACTGCTCATgag GTGGTGATGCTTGCACTTCAAGAATTTGGCATAACAGAGAGcagttcaaatttttctttggcGGAAGTGAGCGTCGGCGAAGGTGGCATGATCAAACAGCGTAGATTGCCGGATCAGTTGCAGAATCTTGCAGAACGAATCGGATTAAGCTCTCGATACTATTTGAAAACTAACGGGATTTCCGAAACTTTAGTAGCTGACGATCAAGCCCCAGAACTCATTCGAGAGTCCCAAGTACATTTTTTGCAATTGAATGCTGTGGAAGTAGCAATACAACTGACTCTACAAGACTTTAGTATATTCAG acaAATCGAATCCACAGAGTACGTGGATGatttatttgaattgaaaagTAGGTACGGTGTGCCTATGCTCAGTCAGTTTGCAGAACTAGTCAACAGAGAAATGTTCTGGGTCGTAACAGAAGTTTGTTCCGAACATAATCTCGTACGGCGCAGTAAGATTATAaagcaatttattaaaatagcgC GCCAATGCAAGGAGTGCaaaaacttcaattccatgttTGCGATCGTATCCGGTTTGGGTCATGGTTCGGTATCGAGATTAAGAGCTTCGTGGGAAAAACTGCCAACTAAATATCAAAGATTATTCAGCGATCTACAAGAATTAATGGATCCCAGTCGCAATATGAGTAAATACCGGCAATTGGTGGCGTCTGAACAAACGCAACCACCAATA ATACCTTTTTATCCGGTCGTAAAGAAGGACTTGACCTTTATACATCTTGGTAATGATTCAAGAGTGGAAAGTttagtaaattttgaaaaactcagGATGATCGCGAAGGAAGTGAGAACATTAACAAACATGTGTTCGTCACCCTATGATTTACTTACTATGCTGGAAAGGGGCGGGCAACCTCCAAGTTCCGCGATGGTAGCTCTGAACCAAATGACCACTGGCAATCAAG GCGGCCAAACTGCGACGGTGAAACGACGAAAGAAATCTACAGCTGCACCAAATCCGAAGAAAATGTTTGAGGAAGCACAGATGGTTCGAAGGGTGAAGGCCTATCTCGCAAACATGAAAGTGATCACCGATGAAGAACGGTTGCATCAACTTTCTGTCGATTGCGAGCCACATGCAGGAGCCGTTGCAGTTGCAGCTGCAGTACCGCTGGGTGGCAGTCGGGGAAGGAGGCATCCGTCGCCTACTTTGTCGACTACAAGTAGCGCTAGTAGTACCAGTGAAGGCAGGAAGAGTATACAAG gTACAAAATTCGGCGCTGCGTCGCCGCAAGCAGTCAGGAAGATGTTGGCTTTGTCCGATCCTCACAAGACACGACCATATCAACCTAAACACTGTCCGCCGCCGCTACCTGTACCGGGATTGGCGCTGCATTCGAGCGGTTTGGAACCTAGTCCAGGTGCACCTAGAAGAGTAGGATCTGGCAGCAGGGTACCGATGCACGAACGGTCTCACAGCGATACTCCTGCCAGCCTACCGCCACCTGTCGACCTCAGTGCGGAGAGTAGTAGTGTAACTAGTTTGAGCAATCTTCAGCCACTGAGGAAAACTTTGACAAGTG GTTCGGTGACGAGCAGTGACAGTGGTCATAGCACTCAACTGGACAGCCACAGCGGGAGCAGCGTGGAAGCGGGCGGCAGCCCACCGCCACCGCAAAGACGGCACTCCGCTCTGCAAG GGTCTGTTATAAGAGGCGGAGCACCCCCGTTTCCTCACGCGGTAGCAGTGTTACCTCCGCTTCCTGCCAATCAGAATCAGAATCAGAATCACAACCACAATCATcatcaccaccatcaccaccaccaacATTATCACGATCATCATCTTCATCATCACCAACCCCCAACTCCTCAAG GTACTACGGGATTAGGAGTAAACATGGGCCTAGGGATGCCAACCCCGTTGCCACCGCCTGGAGCGGGGACTACGACCATAATGACGACGATGAGTGCCATGGCGGGCAACATGACATCGTCGTCGATGCGATCCGGCATGAGTAGCGTACCGCAATGCCGTCAACCACCGGCGTACAAAGTCGCGCAGCAGATGGCAAGATTGCACAGACTCGGTCGTGCTAACAGCCACGAAGGGGTCACCTATCGGGGCACCGATCACGAAGATG ATGACGAAGACGCCCAAGTGTCGGCGGTTTAA
- the LOC105203629 gene encoding rap guanine nucleotide exchange factor 2 isoform X12 yields the protein MHKHTSQLRGPGGHNGGYHGANRGPVRRWNSFHGGGGGGGGGGGGTGTGSGMSNFNDGVGNGGIVTKACQEPFRAVPKAVQALRSESVDRAHRAQPPPPPAFPRRRFSVCFGKRTGGSARRPNECFVLEPSEMIVIDYPEVHGGGRMHRPPHPHPITDHRQVNLVFDDTFSQGLTGRPELYQKSNRSSHSSDTSSAYSGSDTMTSVQSSLDADPDEVDLSGLVESIVDSDEEEDLAESMDSLTVRDPVRECLEKDPVERTEDDIETLLEFTQQLKAFTNMTLAVRRALCAVMVFAVVDRAGMVVLNDGEELDSWSVLINGAVEIEHSNGEIEQLGLGDSFGILPTMERLLHRGVMRTKCDDCQFVCVTQADYFRIQHQGEENTRRHEENGRVILVTELRGALDGAARRGHVVIRGTPERLMLQLIEENSITDPTYVEDFLLTHRTFIDSPLLVASQLLEWFDQAQVRDRVARVVLLWVNNHFTDFETDPAMMEFLEAFETGLEREKMLGQQRLLNIACAAKARTRNVTLARPNRDEVLNFSILGGFERGFGIFISKVDKRSKAEDVGLKRGDQILEVNGQSFEHVNHAKALDILRASTHLSITVKSNLLAFKEMLQMPDNSPRPRGRTNKPEIPRLPSDPRVRLSTHVDPMTPVNPLNPMIGGVPLLIPDNNVSPCKDSKKEHKGFMTLGPKRRLQKALMKMNILPKNTINDGVHVDDPLAPPHTPPGTGLTQTTTNLYHSKSNPDLTSLYCYDDLRANDYPEHVLKVYKADQTCKYLLIHKETTAHEVVMLALQEFGITESSSNFSLAEVSVGEGGMIKQRRLPDQLQNLAERIGLSSRYYLKTNGISETLVADDQAPELIRESQVHFLQLNAVEVAIQLTLQDFSIFRQIESTEYVDDLFELKSRYGVPMLSQFAELVNREMFWVVTEVCSEHNLVRRSKIIKQFIKIARQCKECKNFNSMFAIVSGLGHGSVSRLRASWEKLPTKYQRLFSDLQELMDPSRNMSKYRQLVASEQTQPPIIPFYPVVKKDLTFIHLGNDSRVESLVNFEKLRMIAKEVRTLTNMCSSPYDLLTMLERGGQPPSSAMVALNQMTTGNQGGQTATVKRRKKSTAAPNPKKMFEEAQMVRRVKAYLANMKVITDEERLHQLSVDCEPHAGAVAVAAAVPLGGSRGRRHPSPTLSTTSSASSTSEGRKSIQGTKFGAASPQAVRKMLALSDPHKTRPYQPKHCPPPLPVPGLALHSSGLEPSPGAPRRVGSGSRVPMHERSHSDTPASLPPPVDLSAESSSVTSLSNLQPLRKTLTSGSVTSSDSGHSTQLDSHSGSSVEAGGSPPPPQRRHSALQDDEDAQVSAV from the exons ATCGACTACCCGGAAGTTCATGGCGGAGGGAGGATGCATCGACCACCGCATCCCCATCCTATAACCGACCACCGTCAGGTCAACCTGGTCTTCGATGACACG TTCTCCCAGGGCCTTACGGGAAGGCCGGAACTGTATCAGAAATCAAATAGGAGCAGTCATTCAAGTGATACAAGTTCAGCATATAGTGGATCCGACACAATGACATCTGTACAAAGTTCGTTAGACGCGGATCCTGATGAGGTGGATCTGTCAGGTCTTGTGGAATCCATTGTTGATAGCGATGAGGAGGAGGATCTGGCAGAGAGCATGGAC aGTTTAACGGTGCGTGATCCCGTACGAGAATGTTTAGAAAAGGATCCTGTTGAGAGAACAGAGGACGACATAGAGACGCTTTTAGAGTTCACGCAACAATTGAAGGCTTTCACAAACATGACTTTGGCTGTCAGAAGAGCGCTGTGTGCTGTCATGGTATTCGCGGTAGTCGATCGTGCCGGCATGGTGGTCTTAAACGACGGTGAGGAACTCGACAGTTGGAGCGTGCTGATCAACGGCGCTGTTGAGATTGAACACAGCAATGGCGAGATTGAACAACTTGGTCTCGGAGATAGTTTTGGTATCTTACCTACTATGGAGAGGCTGTTACATCGTGGAGTTATGAGAACAAA GTGCGACGATTGCCAATTTGTTTGCGTCACACAAGCAGATTATTTTCGAATACAGCATCAAGGCGAAGAGAACACAAGGAGGCATGAAGAAAATGGAAGGGTAATTCTAGTGACTGAATTGCGGGGAGCGTTGGATGGTGCAGCGCGAAGGGGTCACGTGGTGATTCGAGGAACGCCAGAGCGTTTGATGTTACAGCTCATTGAAGAAAACAGTATTACGGATCCTACTTATGTGGAGGATTTCTTATTGACTCATCGAACGTTCATTGATAGTCCGTTGTTAGTTGCAAGTCAATTGCTGGAGTGGTTTGATCAAGCGCAAGTGCGAGATCGCGTTGCTCGCGTCGTACTCTTATGGGTGAATAATCACTTTACTGATTTTGAGACTGATCCAGCAATGATGGAATTTTTAGAAGCATTTGAAACTGGcttggaaagagagaaaatgttAGGACAACAAAg GTTGCTAAATATTGCATGTGCGGCGAAAGCGAGAACACGGAACGTAACGTTAGCTAGGCCAAACAGGGACGAAGTCTTAAATTTTAGCATTTTAGGAGGATTTGAGAGAGGTTTTGGTATATTTATCTCAAAAGTTGATAAGAGATCTAAGGCTGAAGATGTCGGTTTAAAAAGAGGTGATCAGATTTTAGAAGTGAACGGCCAAAGTTTCGAACACGTAAATCATGCAAAAGCTCTCGATATTCTGAGAGCTTCTACACATCTCAGTATAACTGTAAAATCTAATTTGCTTG CTTTCAAAGAAATGCTTCAAATGCCTGACAATTCTCCGAGACCCCGAGGTAGAACAAATAAGCCGGAAATACCCAGGCTTCCATCGGATCCACGAGTTAGACTGTCAACACACGTAGATCCCATGACTCCTGTGAATCCTTTAAATCCCATGATCGGTGGAGTACCGTTATTAATTCCGGACAACAATGTGTCGCCGTGCAAAGATTCTAAAAAAGAGCACAAGGGATTTATGACTCTTGGACCTAAACGGCGATTACAGAAAGCACTTATGAAAATGAATATACTGCCAAAGAATACGATCAA CGACGGTGTACATGTGGATGACCCTCTTGCGCCACCACACACACCACCGGGAACAGGGCTTACGCAAACTACCACTAATCTATACCATTCGAAGAGTAATCCAGATCTTACGTCGCTTTATTGTTACGATGATTTGAGAGCAAACGATTATCCTGAACATGTGCTCAAAGTATATAAAGCTGATCAAACCTGCAAGTATCTCCTTATTCACAAAGAAACGACTGCTCATgag GTGGTGATGCTTGCACTTCAAGAATTTGGCATAACAGAGAGcagttcaaatttttctttggcGGAAGTGAGCGTCGGCGAAGGTGGCATGATCAAACAGCGTAGATTGCCGGATCAGTTGCAGAATCTTGCAGAACGAATCGGATTAAGCTCTCGATACTATTTGAAAACTAACGGGATTTCCGAAACTTTAGTAGCTGACGATCAAGCCCCAGAACTCATTCGAGAGTCCCAAGTACATTTTTTGCAATTGAATGCTGTGGAAGTAGCAATACAACTGACTCTACAAGACTTTAGTATATTCAG acaAATCGAATCCACAGAGTACGTGGATGatttatttgaattgaaaagTAGGTACGGTGTGCCTATGCTCAGTCAGTTTGCAGAACTAGTCAACAGAGAAATGTTCTGGGTCGTAACAGAAGTTTGTTCCGAACATAATCTCGTACGGCGCAGTAAGATTATAaagcaatttattaaaatagcgC GCCAATGCAAGGAGTGCaaaaacttcaattccatgttTGCGATCGTATCCGGTTTGGGTCATGGTTCGGTATCGAGATTAAGAGCTTCGTGGGAAAAACTGCCAACTAAATATCAAAGATTATTCAGCGATCTACAAGAATTAATGGATCCCAGTCGCAATATGAGTAAATACCGGCAATTGGTGGCGTCTGAACAAACGCAACCACCAATA ATACCTTTTTATCCGGTCGTAAAGAAGGACTTGACCTTTATACATCTTGGTAATGATTCAAGAGTGGAAAGTttagtaaattttgaaaaactcagGATGATCGCGAAGGAAGTGAGAACATTAACAAACATGTGTTCGTCACCCTATGATTTACTTACTATGCTGGAAAGGGGCGGGCAACCTCCAAGTTCCGCGATGGTAGCTCTGAACCAAATGACCACTGGCAATCAAG GCGGCCAAACTGCGACGGTGAAACGACGAAAGAAATCTACAGCTGCACCAAATCCGAAGAAAATGTTTGAGGAAGCACAGATGGTTCGAAGGGTGAAGGCCTATCTCGCAAACATGAAAGTGATCACCGATGAAGAACGGTTGCATCAACTTTCTGTCGATTGCGAGCCACATGCAGGAGCCGTTGCAGTTGCAGCTGCAGTACCGCTGGGTGGCAGTCGGGGAAGGAGGCATCCGTCGCCTACTTTGTCGACTACAAGTAGCGCTAGTAGTACCAGTGAAGGCAGGAAGAGTATACAAG gTACAAAATTCGGCGCTGCGTCGCCGCAAGCAGTCAGGAAGATGTTGGCTTTGTCCGATCCTCACAAGACACGACCATATCAACCTAAACACTGTCCGCCGCCGCTACCTGTACCGGGATTGGCGCTGCATTCGAGCGGTTTGGAACCTAGTCCAGGTGCACCTAGAAGAGTAGGATCTGGCAGCAGGGTACCGATGCACGAACGGTCTCACAGCGATACTCCTGCCAGCCTACCGCCACCTGTCGACCTCAGTGCGGAGAGTAGTAGTGTAACTAGTTTGAGCAATCTTCAGCCACTGAGGAAAACTTTGACAAGTG GTTCGGTGACGAGCAGTGACAGTGGTCATAGCACTCAACTGGACAGCCACAGCGGGAGCAGCGTGGAAGCGGGCGGCAGCCCACCGCCACCGCAAAGACGGCACTCCGCTCTGCAAG ATGACGAAGACGCCCAAGTGTCGGCGGTTTAA